The nucleotide sequence ATAAACCCCCTTAGATTTAGAGACCTTAGAGTGGGAACTTTTTTTGTTTCCATAGCGGGTATAGTGATGAACATATGGCTTGCTTTGGTTTTTGCCCTTCTTTACAGAGCCATAATGCAAGGCTACTTAAACTTTCTAAGCGATGCTGTGCTTATACCCCTTGCCCTATTCTCTGCAACCGCGGTCCTCATAAACTTAGTTCTTGCCTTTTTCAACGCCATACCCATACCACCCCTTGACGGAAGCAGGGCACTTATGAGCTTCTTTTCTGTAAAATACTGGGAGCTTTTCTATAGGTTTGAGATGTATGGCTTTCTAATAATAGCACTTCTCCTCTTTACTGGAGTGATAGGCAAGGCTATATTCCCGCCCATCCTTTTCCTTTGGAACTATCTTTTAGGTAGAATATGAGGTCTTGGGTGTATTATATAGAACTGTTAGGATACTACGAGAAGGGTAGCAAAAACCATGTTTCTGCGGTATATGTGGTTGCTCTACCAGAGGACAAACCCTTGAACCCAGTGGACATGGAGTGCTATGCTTCTGAATACGCACCCGCAAAGTTAGCCATAGAATATGGTATGGCTTATGCCATAGGCTTTGACGAAGAGATAAAAAACCCACAGGACTACGACCTTATAGGCTACAGAGAAGATTTGGAATTGTATATTTTCAAAGAAGGACTAAGTTTTCAAGAGGGTTTGGAAAGGGTTTATAGGCTTCTTTATGAAAACCTCAAAAGGGAAGACCTTGTAGCTGTAGAACCCGTGATAGATGTAGGTAGCCCTCCAAAGGAGCTCATGTTTGAATGTCTCAAAAAGGCTATATCAACTTAACCCCTTTTCAAAATCTTCTGGCTTTATGTTTTCAAGCCACTCTCTTAACTTTTCCTTTTCCTCATCCTCTTCTGGTTTTGGCACTTTGGACTTTTCAAGCACCTCTTCTTCCACAAATACAGGAGCGTCAAACCTCAAAGCAAGGTTTATGGCATCGCTCGGTCTTGAGTCTATTACTATAAGGTTATTACCTTGCAATATATGGAGCTCCGCATAGTAAGTGCTGTCTCTAAGGTCACTTATGACTACTTTTTCAAGCCTCGCTCCCATGTTTTCTATGATGCTTTTCATAAGCTCGTAGGTCATAGGTCTTGGAGGTTCTATATTTTGAAGTTGACGCACTATGCTGTCCGCCTCAAAGATACCAATCCATATGGGTAATAATACCTCCTCGTTATCCTTTGCTCTAAGCACCACTATAGGCATCTGAGACACTGGGTCAAGGGTGACTCCATGCACCACCATCTCAATCATGGCAAGCCTCCACTTATAAATTTACTCCTCTCCCTATAGGTAGCAATATGAAACGCTTATCCTATTACCTCTATGACTTCGCACTCCATATTGAAGGGCTTTGAGCTTAGCACCTTTACCTTTACCAACTTTCCAAGAAGGCTACTATCTCCCTTTAGGGTAGCCCAGCGGTTTGTCCTTGTTCTGCCTGTGAGCTTTCCATCTTCGTAGCTCTCTATCAAGACCTCTTGCTCCGTCCCCTCGTAGGACTTGGCTATCTCTGATAGTATCCTCTTTTGCAATTCAAGAAGTCTTGACATCCTTTGGGTTTTAATCTCATCAGGAATCTGCCCCTCCATGCTGTAAGCTGGTGTGTCTGGTCTTGGCGAGTATTTAAAGGAGAAAACCTGCTCAAACCTCACCTTTTCTAAAATATCCAAGGTATCCTCAAAGTCCTCTTCTGTTTCTGTGGGAAAGCCTACAATTATGTCTGTGGAGAAGGTAATGCCCTTCACATATTCTCTCAGCATTTGGACCTTTTCAAGATATTCCTCCTTTGTATAGCCCCTGCCCATGAGCTTAAGTATCCTTGTAGAGCCTGCTTGCACAGGTAGGTGTATATGTTCACAAACTTGAGGTATCTCTCCCATGGCTTTTGCTATACCCTCCGTTAGGTCTTTGGGATGTCCTGTGGTAAACCTAATTCTTTCCACGCCGGGAATTTCCGCAACTCTGTAAAGTAATTCTTCAAAGGGAATACCAAGGTCCTGTCCCCATGCGGTTACGTTCTGACCAAGCAAATGTATTTCCCTTACACCATCTAACACAAGGCTTTTGACCTCCGATAGTATGCTTTCAAGACTTCTTGACCTTTGTCTACCTCTTGTTTTTGGCACCACACAGTAGGTGCAGTTTTTATCACAGCCCTTCATAACCGTCACATAGGCACAAAACTGGTTGTCCCTTACCGTAGGATATTCCCATAACTTGTCTTCGTCCTCTGGTGGGTTTTC is from Aquificaceae bacterium and encodes:
- the miaB gene encoding tRNA (N6-isopentenyl adenosine(37)-C2)-methylthiotransferase MiaB — encoded protein: MKYYIKTFGCQMNFNDSERLRGILQSMGYEPAESWEHADIILINTCTIREKPDQKVYSHLGEYKKIKEKNPNALIGVCGCLAQRMGEELVQKAPVIDIMFSSFNMHQLPELIQQAQAGYKAIAILENPPEDEDKLWEYPTVRDNQFCAYVTVMKGCDKNCTYCVVPKTRGRQRSRSLESILSEVKSLVLDGVREIHLLGQNVTAWGQDLGIPFEELLYRVAEIPGVERIRFTTGHPKDLTEGIAKAMGEIPQVCEHIHLPVQAGSTRILKLMGRGYTKEEYLEKVQMLREYVKGITFSTDIIVGFPTETEEDFEDTLDILEKVRFEQVFSFKYSPRPDTPAYSMEGQIPDEIKTQRMSRLLELQKRILSEIAKSYEGTEQEVLIESYEDGKLTGRTRTNRWATLKGDSSLLGKLVKVKVLSSKPFNMECEVIEVIG
- a CDS encoding bifunctional nuclease family protein — protein: MIEMVVHGVTLDPVSQMPIVVLRAKDNEEVLLPIWIGIFEADSIVRQLQNIEPPRPMTYELMKSIIENMGARLEKVVISDLRDSTYYAELHILQGNNLIVIDSRPSDAINLALRFDAPVFVEEEVLEKSKVPKPEEDEEKEKLREWLENIKPEDFEKGLS
- a CDS encoding site-2 protease family protein, which gives rise to MDLQMAIVSIPALMMAVILHEYAHGWVAYKMGDPTAKEYGRLTINPIPHIDLLGTIILPGMLILIGSPILFGWAKPVPINPLRFRDLRVGTFFVSIAGIVMNIWLALVFALLYRAIMQGYLNFLSDAVLIPLALFSATAVLINLVLAFFNAIPIPPLDGSRALMSFFSVKYWELFYRFEMYGFLIIALLLFTGVIGKAIFPPILFLWNYLLGRI